One region of Mesobacillus boroniphilus genomic DNA includes:
- a CDS encoding protein-glutamate methylesterase/protein-glutamine glutaminase gives MAKIRVLIVDDSAFMRKLINDFLSEHPEIEVIGTARNGEDAIKKWRELRPDVLTLDVEMPKLNGLEVLKLIMQEQPLPVVMLSSTTKEGAETTLQAIQAGAVDFVAKPSGAISIDLHKIKTELIQKVLSASKANLTKINILEDSKSVGKKLDKSVDSEIKPAGNVTTRGFTRESKKIVCIGTSTGGPRALQQVITSLPKNIDVPVLVVQHMPPGFTKSLANRLDSLSDISVKEAEDGEILQKGTAYIAPGGFHLKVKSLGSTLAINLSQSPPRNGHRPSVDVMFESISTIKNYSKIAVIMTGMGSDGSKGLVEMKKNGIVKAIAESQDTSIVFGMPKAAIATNMVDEVANVENIAQTIMNYI, from the coding sequence GTGGCAAAAATCAGAGTTCTCATCGTAGACGATTCGGCTTTCATGCGTAAGCTGATCAACGACTTTCTATCAGAACACCCAGAGATTGAAGTGATTGGCACGGCTCGAAACGGGGAGGACGCCATAAAAAAATGGCGGGAATTACGTCCTGATGTCCTAACACTTGATGTTGAAATGCCCAAATTAAACGGATTAGAAGTTTTGAAGTTGATCATGCAGGAACAACCGCTTCCTGTTGTTATGCTTTCAAGCACCACGAAAGAAGGTGCAGAAACGACACTGCAGGCGATTCAGGCGGGAGCTGTGGATTTTGTAGCAAAGCCGTCAGGGGCCATTTCTATTGATTTACATAAAATAAAAACGGAGTTAATCCAGAAAGTTTTATCTGCAAGCAAAGCTAACTTAACCAAAATAAACATTTTGGAAGATTCAAAATCAGTTGGTAAGAAACTGGACAAGTCAGTAGATTCAGAGATAAAGCCAGCAGGGAATGTAACAACCAGGGGATTTACCCGTGAATCCAAAAAGATTGTCTGCATAGGAACTTCTACCGGGGGCCCAAGGGCATTGCAGCAGGTCATCACTTCATTGCCGAAAAATATAGATGTACCTGTCCTTGTCGTCCAGCATATGCCGCCTGGTTTTACAAAATCACTTGCTAATCGACTGGATTCTTTAAGCGATATCAGTGTCAAGGAAGCGGAAGATGGTGAGATTTTACAAAAAGGAACTGCTTACATAGCTCCAGGTGGATTTCACTTGAAGGTTAAGAGTTTAGGTTCAACGCTTGCAATCAATCTTAGCCAATCGCCGCCTCGTAATGGGCATCGTCCTTCCGTTGATGTGATGTTCGAGTCCATCAGTACGATCAAGAACTACTCTAAAATTGCTGTCATCATGACAGGAATGGGGTCAGATGGTTCCAAAGGACTTGTTGAAATGAAAAAAAATGGCATAGTTAAAGCGATTGCCGAATCGCAGGATACATCAATTGTTTTCGGGATGCCGAAAGCAGCAATAGCAACGAACATGGTTGATGAGGTAGCGAATGTAGAAAACATCGCGCAAACAATCATGAATTATATTTAA
- a CDS encoding chemotaxis protein CheA, translating into MELNQYLEVFIEESKEHLQACNEQLLELEKNPQDLSIINEIFRSAHTLKGMSATMGYEDLASLTHQMENVLDAIRNNRLATTPEILDVIFMAVDHLEDMVQSIAAGGDGKKDVTETVEKLKLIEKGESLSGSADKEVAATAALEAKQQSHYDEFELTVLKQSKEQGFGVYEIGIALREDCLLKAARVYMVFEVLEQIGEVIKANPSVEQLEEEQFDDEFTVTIVSKEEPEDIKGKIMKVSEVVKTDLRSFDFDEESNDTYSEVLANSNAQVEANTPASEQSQSIGTEVSQVNDKKGNVKQQTNNSKTIRVNIERLDILMNLFEELVIDRGRLEQISKDLDNGELTETVERMSRISGDLQNIILNMRMVQVETVFNRFPRMIRQLARDLNKKINLEIVGAETELDRTVIDEIGDPLVHLLRNSVDHGIESPEVRKAKGKNEEGTVVLRAFHSGNHVFIEIEDDGAGISRDKVLKKAISKGIITEQSAAGFTDKQAYELILSSGFSTAEKISDISGRGVGLDVVKNTIESLGGSISIDSKENEGTIFSIQLPLTLSIISVMLVEIQKEKFAIPLSSIIETAIIKDTDIMNAHNQKVIDFRGKVVPLLFLKDIFEVPSEPDEDQFHSVIIVRKGDKMAGLIVDSFIGQQEVVLKSLGNYLTNVFAISGATILGDGQVALIVDCNALIK; encoded by the coding sequence ATGGAATTGAATCAATATCTTGAAGTCTTTATAGAAGAAAGTAAAGAACATTTACAGGCCTGTAATGAACAATTGTTGGAATTAGAAAAGAATCCACAGGATTTATCGATCATTAATGAAATTTTCAGGTCAGCCCATACTCTTAAAGGGATGTCAGCGACAATGGGTTATGAAGATCTGGCAAGCCTTACTCATCAAATGGAAAATGTACTTGATGCGATAAGGAATAACAGATTGGCAACAACACCTGAAATACTTGATGTTATTTTCATGGCCGTTGATCACCTTGAGGATATGGTTCAGTCGATCGCGGCTGGCGGCGATGGTAAAAAGGACGTAACTGAAACAGTCGAAAAGTTAAAATTGATTGAAAAAGGGGAATCTTTGTCAGGATCCGCTGATAAGGAAGTTGCAGCTACAGCCGCTTTAGAAGCCAAACAACAATCCCATTACGATGAATTTGAACTGACCGTTTTAAAGCAGTCGAAAGAACAAGGATTCGGTGTTTATGAAATTGGGATCGCTTTGCGTGAAGATTGCTTACTAAAAGCTGCACGAGTCTATATGGTTTTTGAGGTACTGGAGCAGATTGGTGAAGTAATCAAAGCAAACCCTTCAGTAGAGCAACTAGAGGAAGAACAATTTGACGATGAATTTACTGTAACCATTGTCTCCAAAGAGGAACCAGAGGATATTAAAGGCAAGATCATGAAAGTGTCTGAAGTTGTGAAAACTGACTTAAGGTCATTTGATTTTGATGAAGAAAGTAATGATACGTATAGTGAAGTTTTGGCAAATTCAAACGCCCAGGTAGAAGCTAATACTCCTGCCTCCGAACAATCCCAATCGATTGGTACTGAAGTATCGCAGGTTAATGATAAAAAAGGCAATGTCAAACAGCAAACGAATAACAGCAAAACGATTAGGGTAAATATCGAACGTTTAGATATTTTAATGAATTTATTTGAAGAGCTTGTAATCGACCGGGGGCGACTAGAGCAAATTTCCAAAGATCTGGACAATGGCGAACTTACTGAAACGGTCGAGAGAATGTCAAGGATCTCCGGTGACCTGCAAAATATCATCTTGAATATGCGGATGGTCCAGGTAGAGACGGTATTCAATCGCTTCCCTAGAATGATTCGTCAGTTAGCGAGAGATTTAAATAAAAAGATCAACCTCGAAATCGTAGGTGCTGAAACCGAATTGGATCGAACGGTAATTGATGAAATCGGTGATCCGCTTGTGCATTTATTGAGAAATTCAGTTGACCATGGCATTGAATCACCTGAAGTGCGGAAGGCAAAGGGCAAGAATGAAGAGGGTACTGTGGTACTTCGCGCTTTCCATAGTGGAAATCATGTGTTCATTGAAATTGAGGATGATGGTGCTGGAATCAGCAGGGATAAGGTCTTGAAAAAGGCAATCAGTAAAGGAATCATTACCGAACAATCCGCAGCTGGTTTTACTGATAAGCAAGCGTATGAATTAATCCTTTCATCTGGGTTCTCTACCGCTGAGAAAATATCTGATATTTCCGGACGCGGAGTAGGGTTGGATGTTGTAAAGAATACGATCGAGTCATTGGGAGGCTCAATCTCTATTGATTCAAAAGAAAATGAGGGAACAATTTTCTCAATCCAGCTTCCACTGACATTATCGATCATTTCTGTAATGTTAGTCGAAATCCAGAAAGAAAAATTCGCTATTCCTTTGTCATCGATCATTGAGACAGCAATAATCAAGGACACTGACATCATGAATGCTCATAATCAAAAGGTGATTGATTTTAGAGGCAAAGTTGTGCCGCTACTGTTCTTAAAGGATATCTTCGAGGTACCGTCAGAGCCCGATGAAGATCAATTCCACTCCGTGATAATCGTTCGAAAAGGAGATAAGATGGCTGGTTTGATTGTAGACTCATTCATCGGACAGCAAGAAGTAGTCCTTAAATCATTAGGAAATTATTTAACGAATGTATTTGCGATTTCGGGAGCTACAATCCTGGGAGATGGCCAGGTAGCTTTGATTGTGGATTGCAATGCCTTAATTAAATAG
- a CDS encoding chemotaxis protein CheW: MAENSVSDLKVIVFQLNDKEYGVPVSQVKSIEKIMHITRVPHTNPFVKGVMNLRGVVTPLLDLRVRFGMGEQAYSEGTRVIIVSVEDKEVGLIVDGANDVIDIPTSMIEPPPEVVGIAAEGFIDGVANLDKRLLILIDLNKILESDEVKAL, encoded by the coding sequence ATGGCTGAAAATTCGGTTTCAGACTTGAAAGTAATCGTGTTCCAGTTGAATGATAAAGAGTATGGTGTTCCTGTAAGCCAGGTTAAATCTATTGAAAAAATCATGCATATCACAAGGGTCCCCCATACAAATCCTTTTGTTAAAGGGGTGATGAACCTACGAGGAGTGGTTACTCCTCTCTTGGATTTACGTGTAAGGTTTGGCATGGGAGAACAAGCATACTCCGAAGGAACACGTGTAATTATTGTTTCCGTAGAAGATAAAGAAGTAGGATTGATTGTAGATGGGGCAAATGATGTCATTGATATCCCAACTAGCATGATTGAACCACCGCCTGAGGTCGTTGGTATAGCAGCTGAAGGTTTTATTGATGGTGTAGCCAATTTGGATAAGAGGTTATTGATTTTAATAGATTTGAACAAAATCCTTGAGTCCGATGAAGTTAAAGCTTTGTAA
- a CDS encoding chemotaxis protein CheC: protein MTFLKSISDVHLDILKEVGNIGAGHAATALSTLLNKKIDMKVPSVRVVSFDEVMDLAGGADNVVASVFLRIEGDAPGSMFFILPLPQAEKYIGQLTKNYSFSFSEEPDNELALSALQELGNILSGSYLSSLSDFTKLSLYPSVPALSIDMVGAVISFGLLELSQVSDYAIVIDTALDEEDAQLPDSVNGHFFLLPDPDSFHIIFSALGVRVDA, encoded by the coding sequence ATGACTTTTCTAAAAAGTATTTCGGACGTTCACCTTGATATATTAAAAGAGGTAGGAAATATTGGAGCAGGACATGCTGCAACGGCTTTATCAACTTTATTGAATAAAAAAATCGATATGAAAGTGCCCAGTGTCAGGGTAGTATCCTTTGATGAAGTGATGGACCTGGCCGGTGGAGCCGACAATGTGGTAGCAAGTGTTTTCCTTAGGATAGAGGGAGATGCTCCAGGGAGCATGTTTTTTATCCTTCCGCTTCCCCAGGCGGAGAAATATATCGGCCAACTTACAAAAAACTACTCATTCTCGTTTTCTGAAGAACCGGATAATGAACTGGCATTGTCCGCTCTTCAGGAATTAGGCAATATTTTATCAGGGTCATATCTATCTTCTCTTTCGGATTTCACAAAACTGAGCCTGTATCCATCTGTTCCCGCTTTAAGTATAGACATGGTAGGAGCAGTTATCAGTTTCGGACTGCTGGAATTGTCGCAGGTGAGTGATTATGCAATCGTGATTGATACGGCATTGGATGAAGAAGATGCTCAATTGCCTGACAGTGTTAATGGCCATTTCTTTTTATTGCCAGACCCGGATTCATTCCATATCATTTTTTCTGCACTAGGAGTAAGGGTTGATGCATAA
- a CDS encoding chemotaxis protein CheD — translation MHKTAEIIKVGIADMNMVKVPDLIRTTGLGSCVGVVLYDQAREMAGMAHVMLPDSSLSRAEPLNKAKFANTAIKELLNALIKAGARPSGIKAKIAGGAQMFQFSGSSDMMRIGPRNVEAVLHELKELRIPVIAQDVGGNSGRTIEFDPKTGFMQIRTVNKGNSEI, via the coding sequence ATGCATAAAACAGCAGAAATCATCAAAGTTGGCATTGCCGATATGAATATGGTTAAGGTTCCGGATTTAATACGGACCACAGGCCTTGGTTCCTGTGTTGGTGTGGTATTGTATGATCAGGCGAGAGAAATGGCGGGCATGGCGCATGTCATGCTGCCAGACTCTTCATTATCCCGCGCAGAGCCACTGAATAAGGCGAAATTCGCTAATACTGCCATTAAGGAACTATTAAATGCCTTGATAAAAGCAGGAGCTAGACCTTCGGGAATAAAAGCGAAGATTGCTGGCGGTGCACAAATGTTCCAGTTTTCCGGAAGCAGTGACATGATGAGAATTGGGCCAAGGAATGTGGAAGCAGTTTTACACGAATTGAAGGAACTCAGGATTCCAGTTATCGCCCAGGATGTAGGAGGGAATAGCGGAAGGACAATTGAGTTCGACCCAAAAACCGGTTTTATGCAAATCAGGACTGTTAATAAAGGGAATAGTGAAATTTAA
- a CDS encoding FliA/WhiG family RNA polymerase sigma factor: MVRGSTSEEQVTWDKWVQFRDPDAGNLLIKKYMPLVSYHVQRISVSLPKSVSRDDLRSLGMIGLYDALEKFDPNRDLKFDTYSSFRIRGAILDGLRKEDWLPRSTREKAKKIDAAVERLEQRFMRNATIEEIASELNMDETEIYTTINEHFFANVLSIDEHPIENDDRDNQSFVIKDEKAEIPEDKLLKSEMLEEIAEKVSKLNEKEQLVLSLFYKEELTLTEIGQVMNLSTSRISQIHSKAIFKLRKWLETA, encoded by the coding sequence ATGGTACGAGGATCTACTTCGGAAGAACAGGTAACATGGGATAAATGGGTACAGTTCCGTGATCCGGATGCAGGTAATTTACTGATAAAAAAATATATGCCACTTGTTTCCTACCATGTGCAAAGAATTTCAGTTAGTCTTCCGAAAAGTGTGTCTAGAGATGATCTAAGAAGTCTTGGAATGATTGGTTTATATGATGCTCTAGAAAAATTCGATCCAAACAGGGATCTGAAATTTGATACATATTCTTCTTTTAGAATTCGCGGAGCGATTTTAGATGGATTAAGAAAGGAAGACTGGCTGCCAAGAAGTACCCGGGAAAAAGCAAAGAAGATTGATGCAGCGGTTGAGAGACTGGAACAGCGATTTATGAGAAATGCGACCATCGAAGAAATTGCCAGCGAACTAAATATGGATGAAACCGAAATTTACACAACAATAAATGAACATTTTTTTGCGAATGTACTATCCATAGATGAACATCCAATCGAAAATGATGACCGTGATAACCAATCATTCGTAATCAAGGATGAAAAAGCTGAAATTCCTGAAGATAAACTGTTAAAGTCTGAAATGCTGGAAGAGATAGCTGAAAAAGTCTCAAAATTAAATGAAAAAGAACAACTCGTTTTGAGTTTGTTTTATAAAGAAGAATTAACGTTAACCGAGATTGGACAAGTCATGAATTTATCTACCTCAAGGATCTCGCAGATTCATTCAAAAGCGATTTTTAAACTGAGAAAATGGCTAGAGACAGCCTAA
- a CDS encoding DUF342 domain-containing protein, which translates to MATEYKVRLSQDRHTAELIVDSENKELAFSEEELMKILEEEKIVYGVKRDVLAQILENPNSFEFPVTIAVGEAKVDGADSYLRNELQQDGLHDHKVFNFRSVIQIPSVRKGQLLASVVPPMNGTQGTDVTGRVIPAKPGRPLRVKPGNNVMFESGQFYATCDGKVSITDKSISVNPVFEVKGDLDLRTGNIDFVGNIAIKGNVPSGYELTAGGDIIVDGLVEAANLHAEGNIIIKGGVAGAMKGKVTAGGNVLANYLNQANVKAGQDIIVKTSILHSKLTAAGNVDCRTATIIGGTISAGRNISVKELGNELFTKTELAVGWDPMLESAELETLQSIETAKANIRKLTEIEVKLAEIGKRAGSLTIEQQQMISKQRKTRRNFETSLSELLAELEFLQIEKQERLHSSLFVFEKVFPNTKVFFGKYAFMTNQHYKKVSFFLENSEISIGPIIDTESPLVRK; encoded by the coding sequence TTGGCGACGGAGTACAAGGTGAGGTTATCCCAGGACAGGCATACTGCTGAATTGATTGTAGATTCCGAAAATAAGGAATTAGCTTTTTCTGAAGAAGAATTAATGAAGATTTTAGAAGAAGAAAAAATTGTATACGGCGTTAAACGGGATGTTTTGGCGCAAATCTTGGAAAATCCTAATTCCTTCGAATTCCCAGTCACAATAGCTGTTGGGGAGGCAAAAGTGGATGGTGCAGATTCATATTTGCGGAACGAACTCCAACAAGACGGCCTTCATGACCATAAAGTTTTTAATTTTCGTTCTGTTATCCAAATTCCTTCTGTAAGAAAGGGCCAGTTGCTGGCTTCTGTAGTTCCGCCAATGAATGGAACACAGGGGACAGATGTCACGGGGAGGGTAATACCGGCAAAGCCAGGGCGTCCACTCAGGGTAAAGCCGGGGAATAATGTAATGTTTGAATCCGGACAGTTCTATGCAACATGCGATGGGAAGGTAAGTATTACAGATAAATCCATCTCGGTCAATCCTGTATTCGAGGTCAAAGGAGATCTTGATTTAAGGACGGGGAACATTGATTTTGTTGGAAATATCGCCATTAAAGGCAATGTGCCAAGTGGGTATGAATTGACAGCTGGTGGAGACATCATAGTGGATGGACTTGTTGAAGCAGCCAACCTCCATGCAGAAGGCAATATCATCATCAAAGGCGGTGTAGCCGGAGCGATGAAGGGGAAGGTTACTGCTGGAGGAAATGTACTGGCGAATTACCTAAACCAGGCCAATGTAAAAGCAGGGCAGGATATTATCGTGAAGACATCCATTTTGCACAGTAAACTGACTGCTGCCGGAAATGTAGATTGCCGTACAGCAACAATCATCGGGGGAACTATCTCTGCTGGGCGCAATATTTCCGTCAAAGAATTAGGCAATGAGCTTTTTACTAAAACAGAATTAGCGGTTGGCTGGGATCCAATGCTGGAAAGTGCTGAACTTGAAACTCTTCAATCCATAGAAACAGCTAAAGCCAATATTCGCAAACTCACGGAAATAGAAGTGAAGCTTGCTGAAATTGGCAAGAGGGCAGGTTCCCTTACAATTGAACAACAGCAAATGATTTCTAAGCAGCGAAAAACAAGGCGGAATTTTGAAACTAGTTTATCGGAATTGTTGGCTGAACTTGAGTTTCTTCAAATTGAAAAACAGGAAAGATTACACTCATCCTTATTTGTATTTGAAAAAGTATTCCCGAATACAAAGGTGTTTTTTGGAAAGTATGCGTTCATGACAAACCAGCATTACAAAAAAGTGAGTTTTTTTCTCGAAAATAGTGAGATTTCGATTGGTCCAATCATTGATACTGAAAGTCCACTAGTTAGGAAGTGA
- the rpsB gene encoding 30S ribosomal protein S2 has protein sequence MSVISMKQLLEAGVHFGHQTRRWNPKMKKYIFTERNGIYIIDLQKTVKKVEEAYNYVKELAGNGGTVLFVGTKKQAQDSVKEEAARSGMYYVNQRWLGGTLTNFETIQKRISRLKNIERMSEDGTFEVLPKKEVVQLKKEQERLEKFLGGIKDMKGLPDALFIIDPRKERIAVAEARKLNIPIVGIVDTNCDPDEIDVVIPANDDAIRAVKLLTSKMADAIIEAKQGEETTEAVEA, from the coding sequence ATGTCAGTAATTTCTATGAAGCAACTGCTTGAAGCTGGTGTACACTTCGGTCACCAGACTCGCCGTTGGAACCCTAAGATGAAGAAGTATATCTTCACTGAGCGTAACGGCATCTACATCATCGACCTTCAAAAGACTGTTAAGAAGGTAGAAGAAGCATACAACTACGTGAAAGAGCTTGCTGGTAACGGCGGTACTGTTCTTTTCGTAGGTACTAAGAAACAAGCTCAAGATTCTGTTAAAGAAGAAGCAGCTCGTTCTGGTATGTACTATGTTAACCAACGCTGGTTGGGTGGTACTCTAACTAACTTCGAAACAATCCAAAAGCGTATCTCTCGTCTTAAGAACATCGAAAGAATGTCTGAAGACGGAACTTTTGAAGTGCTTCCTAAGAAAGAAGTAGTTCAATTGAAGAAAGAGCAAGAGCGTTTAGAAAAGTTCTTGGGCGGAATCAAGGACATGAAGGGCCTTCCAGATGCTCTTTTCATCATTGACCCACGCAAAGAGCGCATCGCTGTTGCTGAAGCTCGCAAATTGAACATTCCTATCGTTGGAATCGTTGATACAAACTGTGATCCAGACGAAATCGACGTAGTTATCCCTGCGAACGATGACGCGATCCGCGCAGTTAAATTGCTAACTTCTAAAATGGCTGACGCTATTATTGAAGCTAAGCAAGGCGAAGAAACTACAGAAGCTGTAGAAGCTTAA
- the tsf gene encoding translation elongation factor Ts, producing the protein MAITAQMVKELREKTGAGMMDCKKALQETNGDMDQAIDFLREKGIAKAAKKADRIAAEGTTYILAEGNEAVILEVNSETDFVAKNEGFQVLVKEIAEHLLKNKPASVEEANAQTMVNGETVETRINNAIAKIGEKLSLRRFEVKTKTDNDAFGAYLHMGGRIGVLSVLEGTTDEAAAKDVSMHIAALNPKYVSRDEVSQEEVEHEREILTQQALNEGKPENIVAKMVEGRLSKYFEDVCVLDQPFVKNPDQKVRQFVESKGGTLREFTRYEVGEGIEKREDNFAEEVMNQVNKK; encoded by the coding sequence ATGGCAATTACTGCACAAATGGTTAAAGAATTGCGCGAAAAAACTGGCGCTGGTATGATGGATTGCAAAAAAGCACTTCAAGAAACAAATGGAGATATGGACCAGGCAATCGATTTCCTTCGTGAAAAAGGTATTGCGAAAGCTGCTAAGAAAGCTGACCGCATCGCTGCTGAAGGTACAACTTACATTCTTGCAGAGGGTAATGAAGCTGTAATCCTTGAAGTTAACTCTGAAACAGACTTCGTAGCAAAGAACGAAGGCTTCCAGGTTCTTGTTAAGGAAATCGCAGAGCACCTGCTAAAAAACAAGCCGGCATCTGTTGAAGAAGCTAACGCTCAAACAATGGTAAATGGCGAAACTGTAGAAACTCGCATCAACAATGCAATTGCTAAAATCGGTGAGAAGCTTTCACTTCGCCGCTTCGAAGTAAAAACTAAAACTGATAACGATGCATTCGGTGCTTATCTTCACATGGGCGGACGCATTGGCGTTCTTTCAGTTCTTGAAGGAACAACAGACGAAGCTGCTGCTAAAGACGTTTCCATGCACATTGCTGCATTGAACCCTAAATATGTATCACGCGACGAAGTATCTCAAGAAGAAGTTGAGCATGAGCGTGAAATCCTTACTCAACAAGCTCTTAATGAAGGTAAGCCAGAAAATATCGTTGCTAAAATGGTTGAAGGCCGCCTAAGCAAATATTTCGAAGATGTTTGTGTACTTGACCAGCCATTCGTTAAGAATCCTGATCAAAAAGTACGCCAGTTTGTTGAATCAAAAGGCGGAACACTTCGTGAGTTTACTCGTTACGAAGTAGGCGAAGGAATCGAAAAGCGTGAAGATAACTTTGCTGAAGAAGTAATGAACCAAGTAAACAAGAAATAA
- the pyrH gene encoding UMP kinase, giving the protein MTSPKYKRVVLKLSGEALAGEQGFGINPSVIKNVADQVKEIAELDVEVAVVVGGGNIWRGKIGEEMGMDRATADYMGMLATVMNSLSLQDSLEQAGIETRVQTSIEMRQVAEPYIRRRAIRHLEKKRVVIFAAGTGNPYFSTDTTAALRAAEIEADVILMAKNNVDGVYSADPRVDKNATKYDELSYLDVLKEGLAVMDSTASSLCMDNDIPLIVFSIMEKGNIKRAVMGETIGTIVRGKN; this is encoded by the coding sequence ATGACGAGCCCTAAATACAAAAGAGTTGTTTTAAAGTTAAGTGGAGAAGCATTAGCCGGAGAACAAGGATTTGGCATCAATCCGTCGGTAATCAAAAATGTTGCAGACCAGGTGAAAGAGATTGCAGAACTGGATGTGGAAGTCGCTGTTGTTGTAGGCGGAGGAAATATCTGGAGAGGCAAAATCGGTGAAGAAATGGGAATGGACAGAGCGACGGCAGACTACATGGGCATGCTCGCTACCGTCATGAATTCCCTGTCATTGCAGGACAGTCTGGAACAAGCGGGAATCGAGACAAGGGTTCAAACTTCCATCGAAATGCGCCAGGTGGCGGAGCCATACATTAGAAGAAGGGCGATCAGACACCTGGAGAAGAAGCGCGTCGTCATTTTTGCAGCCGGAACAGGAAATCCGTACTTCTCAACGGATACTACAGCTGCATTGCGTGCTGCTGAGATTGAAGCAGATGTAATCCTTATGGCAAAGAATAACGTGGATGGCGTATACTCTGCAGACCCGCGAGTTGACAAAAACGCAACTAAATATGATGAACTCTCATACCTGGATGTGTTGAAGGAAGGTCTTGCTGTCATGGACTCAACAGCTTCATCCCTGTGTATGGACAATGATATCCCGTTAATTGTATTCTCTATTATGGAAAAAGGTAATATTAAACGTGCAGTAATGGGTGAAACAATCGGAACAATCGTGAGGGGGAAAAACTAA
- the frr gene encoding ribosome recycling factor encodes MAKQAIANAKERMTKAIQAYTRELASIRAGRASASLLDRVQVDYYGAPTPVNQLAGISVPEARLLVIQPYDKSILGEIEKAILKSDLGLNPSNDGSILRIAIPQLTEERRKELAKQVKKEAEEAKIAVRNIRRDGNEDLKKLEKNGEITEDDLRGYSDDIQKLTDEHIAKIDQITKDKEKEIMEV; translated from the coding sequence ATGGCAAAACAAGCAATTGCTAATGCAAAAGAAAGAATGACAAAAGCGATCCAAGCTTATACACGCGAACTTGCCAGCATCCGTGCAGGAAGAGCAAGCGCTTCTCTTTTAGACAGAGTACAGGTGGATTATTATGGAGCACCAACTCCAGTCAATCAACTTGCTGGTATTTCTGTACCTGAAGCGCGTCTTTTAGTCATCCAGCCATATGATAAGTCAATTCTTGGTGAAATTGAAAAAGCAATCTTAAAGTCTGATCTTGGCCTTAATCCTTCAAACGATGGTTCAATCCTCAGAATCGCGATTCCTCAATTGACTGAGGAGCGACGCAAGGAACTTGCAAAGCAAGTTAAAAAGGAAGCTGAAGAAGCAAAAATCGCTGTCCGTAATATTCGTCGCGATGGCAACGAAGATCTGAAGAAGCTAGAGAAAAACGGAGAAATCACAGAAGATGACCTCCGTGGATATTCTGACGATATTCAAAAGCTTACTGATGAACACATTGCAAAGATCGATCAGATTACAAAAGATAAAGAAAAAGAAATCATGGAAGTGTAA
- a CDS encoding isoprenyl transferase: MLNKMNPWKKDQNPSSFRDRVLQIKDHEVPSHVAIIMDGNGRWAKKRALPRVAGHHEGMKVVRKITKLANELGVKTLTVYAFSTENWKRPKMEVDFLMKLPEEFLGTFLPELIEENVRVEMIGYMDKLPEHTKRAVGKAMEDTKDNTGLVLNFALNYGSRAEIIDGVKRVMDDVKNGKMTESELTEEVFSSYLMTKELEDPDLLIRTSGEIRLSNFMLWQLAYTEFWFTDVLWPDFDEEHFVEAIEAFQGRQRRFGGV; the protein is encoded by the coding sequence ATGTTAAATAAAATGAATCCGTGGAAGAAGGATCAAAATCCTTCCAGTTTCCGAGATCGCGTACTTCAAATTAAAGACCATGAAGTCCCTTCTCATGTTGCCATTATTATGGATGGTAACGGGCGCTGGGCTAAAAAACGTGCTTTGCCCCGGGTTGCTGGCCATCATGAAGGCATGAAGGTTGTCCGCAAAATAACCAAGCTAGCCAATGAACTTGGTGTCAAGACGCTTACTGTTTATGCTTTTTCTACAGAGAACTGGAAAAGACCCAAAATGGAAGTTGATTTTCTGATGAAGCTGCCAGAAGAATTCCTTGGCACATTCCTTCCTGAACTAATTGAAGAAAATGTCCGGGTCGAGATGATTGGATATATGGATAAGCTTCCGGAGCATACCAAAAGGGCAGTAGGAAAAGCGATGGAAGATACGAAGGATAATACCGGCCTTGTCTTGAACTTTGCCCTTAACTATGGGAGCCGGGCAGAAATCATTGACGGTGTTAAAAGAGTCATGGATGACGTGAAAAATGGTAAAATGACCGAAAGTGAGTTGACTGAAGAAGTCTTTTCTTCTTACTTAATGACAAAGGAATTAGAGGATCCTGACTTATTAATCAGGACAAGTGGTGAAATCCGCTTAAGCAATTTTATGCTTTGGCAGCTGGCTTACACGGAGTTCTGGTTTACTGATGTACTGTGGCCGGATTTTGATGAAGAACATTTTGTCGAAGCAATTGAAGCATTCCAGGGCCGACAACGGCGTTTTGGAGGAGTATAA